GAAAAATGGGGAGAAAAGTATCCAATGGTTATCAAATCTTGGCAAAACAACTGGGAGCATTTGTCTGGTTACTTTAAATATTCAGATCCTGTCAGAAGGCTAATTTATACGACCAATCCAATAGAAAGCCTCCATAGACAAATTAGACAGTTTACCAAAACAAAAGGGGCATTTACCAGTGTCAATGCTTTGTATAAATCAGTATATTGCGCTATCAAGAAGATGGAGGATAAATGGACTATGCCGCTCAGAAACTGGGCACTGACCATATCTCAGATAGACATCTTTTTTCCTGGAAGAGTCAAATCTGAGTTGACGTGAAGCCCGAAACTGACACAGTTAATTGAACACTTCCTCTTAAAAAATTAGGTGTAATTCCACTTATAAGAAGCTCAATGCCATCTGCTAAATTAGTAATGTTTCTTGAGATTTTTCCTGATAAATTATCCTGATAAAACTGATGAGGTTTTCCCAGCACATGATCCATCATTTTTTCAATGATGTTATTAATAATAGCAGGCATAAATTTACAACGTATATAACCTACTCCTCTCCAAGTAAAATTATCCAATACGATAAAATTCAGAACAATCAAGCTTGATGATAATGTTAAAATTGAAATATCTCTATCCTGCACATGTGGCAGAAGATTAATGACGTTCTTAATCAGTATGCTGTTAAATGGTCCCCAAAGACCAGCAGCAACTGCAAGTAAGATATAAATAATAGCAATAGATTTATGTGGTCTTAAAAAATGGCAGATAAACTGAAAGAGTGTCTTGGGCAATAGATGTTGCATCTTAAAGCTTGATTTCGAGATTAGAGGATAAAAATTGCGTTAAACAACGCTCTCCTATCCTATGTGTTTTTATTTATATTTGAGTATTTAAATATGTCCATTAACAAATGAGTCGATTGTCGAGTTCGGTAGAAATTTTCTAAATTCACATATAATATCTATATAAGTTTCTCAATATGAGGACAAGATAAACCATTGA
The nucleotide sequence above comes from Cardinium endosymbiont of Sogatella furcifera. Encoded proteins:
- a CDS encoding ABC transporter transmembrane domain-containing protein translates to MQHLLPKTLFQFICHFLRPHKSIAIIYILLAVAAGLWGPFNSILIKNVINLLPHVQDRDISILTLSSSLIVLNFIVLDNFTWRGVGYIRCKFMPAIINNIIEKMMDHVLGKPHQFYQDNLSGKISRNITNLADGIELLISGITPNFLRGSVQLTVSVSGFTSTQI